In a single window of the Platichthys flesus chromosome 5, fPlaFle2.1, whole genome shotgun sequence genome:
- the adra1d gene encoding alpha-1A adrenergic receptor encodes MSASNPRNESNYGIYFAEASNGSILVFPNDSISTCRNFTLDSRAVGVGIFLSAFILVAIIGNILVILSVVCNKHLQTVTNFFIVNLAMADLLLSIIVLPFSASLEVLGCWVFGRVFCNIWAAVDVLCCTASILSLCVISIDRYIGVKHCLKYPSIMTERRAVAVLVLLWVSSTVISVGPLLGWKEPPPVDDSICMITEEPGYALFSSLFSFYLPLLVILVMYFRVYVVARRTTKSLEAGVKRERNKSMEVVLRIHCRSALEDARPSSSKSSKNHPFRSSLSVRLMKFSREKKAAKTLAIVVGMFILCWLPFFFFLPMGSFFPALKPSETVFKVVFWLGYFNSCINPMIYPCSSKEFKRAFIRLLRCQCHQRRRVLRRFYDQRWRTAVRGISRDQGADYKPGYTVHEPCGSSVLHRGKGRSLDIKRWSLFPPLQKSSFQLKEKVNNLSNKIKGGAGKGTTPAVGRIDIVDTVSMGIYNSCEQSSYQFYDLADCYGLKETDI; translated from the exons ATGTCAGCCTCTAACCCGAGGAACGAGAGCAACTATGGGATCTATTTCGCAGAAGCCTCCAATGGATCTATCCTTGTGTTTCCAAACGACAGCATCTCGACGTGCAGGAACTTCACCCTGGACTCCCGGGCTGTCGGGGTGGGGATCTTCCTCTCCGCTTTTATTTTGGTGGCAATCATCGGGAACATTTTGGTCATCCTCTCTGTGGTGTGCAATAAGCACCTGCAGACCGTCACGAACTTCTTCATCGTGAACTTGGCCATGGCGGACCTGCTGCTCAGCATCATCGTGCTGCCCTTCTCCGCGTCGCTCGAGGTGCTTGGGTGCTGGGTGTTCGgccgggtgttctgcaacatcTGGGCAGCGGTGGATGTGCTCTGCTGCACCGCGTCCATCCTCAGCCTGTGCGTCATCTCCATAGACCGGTACATCGGGGTGAAACACTGCCTCAAGTACCCGAGTATCATGACCGAGAGGAGGGCTGTGGCCGTCCTCGTCCTGCTGTGGGTGTCCTCCACCGTCATCTCCGTGGGGCCGCTCCTGGGCTGGAAGGAGCCGCCGCCGGTGGACGACAGCATCTGCATGATCACGGAGGAGCCCGGCTACGCGCTCTTCTCCTCGCTCTTCTCCTTCTACCTGCCGCTCCTGGTCATCCTCGTCATGTACTTCAGGGTGTACGTGGTCGCCCGCAGGACTACCAAGAGCCTGGAGGCGGGCGTCAAGCGGGAGAGGAACAAGTCGATGGAGGTGGTGCTGCGCATCCACTGCCGCAGCGCGCTGGAGGACGCGCGTCCTTCCAGCTCCAAGTCCAGCAAGAACCATCCGTTCAGAAGTTCGCTGTCGGTGCGGCTCATGAAGTTCTCCCGGGAGAAAAAAGCGGCCAAAACGCTCGCCATCGTCGTGGGGATGTTTATCCTCTGCTGGctacctttcttcttctttctgcccATGG GTTCCTTCTTCCCAGCACTGAAGCCCTCCGAGACTGTGTTCAAGGTGGTCTTTTGGCTTGGCTACTTCAACAGCTGCATCAACCCCATGATATATCCCTGCTCCAGCAAAGAGTTCAAGAGGGCTTTCATCCGCCTGCTCAGGTGCCAGTGTCACCAAAGACGGAGGGTCCTGCGGCGCTTCTATGACCAGCGGTGGCGAACAGCCGTCAGGGGAATTTCGAGGGACCAGGGAGCAGACTATAAGCCGGGCTACACCGTGCACGAACCCTGTGGGAGCTCTGTGTTGCACAGGGGGAAAGGGCGCTCACTAGATATCAAGAGATGGAGTCTGTTTCCACCGCTGCAAAAGTCCTCCTTCCAGCTCAAAGAGAAAGTGAACAAtctttcaaataaaatcaaGGGAGGGGCAGGAAAAGGTACCACACCTGCCGTGGGCCGGATTGACATAGTGGACACAGTCTCTATGGGGATTTACAACTCCTGTGAGCAGAGCAGTTATCAGTTCTATGATCTGGCAGATTGCTACGGCCTGAAGGAGACTGACATTTAG
- the LOC133953432 gene encoding 5-hydroxytryptamine receptor 4 translates to MDNGSLGFLGEANTSLPIEHQSCATLRNQVSRTFLYAFFSVGIACTVVGNFLVVLSIAYFKRLQSPTNSFVLSLAVADCLVGLVVMPYSMIRTVEGCWYFGALFCKLHSSLDVMLCTASIFHLSCIAFDRYYAVCNPLIYSLKMSHNRVTFLIVVCWAVPMLISFCPIMLDLHIAGVDILLPKDVCLFLVNRIYAVMASLVAFYLPMGIMLIAYWKIFKAANRQARQISAMESQMAAGVGKDSSKKQRHRNAMKRERKAAKTLGIIMGVFLIFWVPFFTVNIVDPFIGYSTEVVVWDVFLWLGYINSSLNPFLYGFFNRSFRRAFLMFIGCRVCLPGSSPGMELSHTRKEANERAHQP, encoded by the coding sequence ATGGATAACGGCAGCCTGGGATTTCTCGGAGAAGCCAACACATCTCTTCCGATTGAACATCAATCCTGTGCTACATTACGGAACCAGGTCTCACGCACTTTCCTGTATGCCTTCTTCTCCGTTGGCATCGCCTGCACAGTGGTTGGAAATTTCTTGGTGGTCTTGTCCATCGCCTACTTCAAGCGGTTGCAGTCACCCACAAACTCTTTTGTCTTGTCATTGGCAGTGGCTGACTGTCTTGTTGGCCTGGTTGTGATGCCTTACAGTATGATTCGGACCGTTGAAGGATGCTGGTACTTTGGTGCCCTTTTTTGTAAGCTTCACTCCAGCTTAGATGTTATGCTTTGCACTGCCTCAATATTCCATCTCAGCTGCATTGCCTTTGACCGCTACTATGCTGTGTGCAACCCGCTCATCTACTCTTTAAAGATGTCCCACAATCGAGTAACTTTCCTCATTGTGGTATGTTGGGCAGTTCCCATGCTCATTTCGTTTTGCCCCATAATGCTAGATCTTCATATTGCCGGTGTGGACATCTTGCTCCCTAAAGACGTCTGCTTGTTCTTGGTCAATCGCATTTATGCTGTCATGGCTTCCTTGGTAGCCTTTTACTTGCCGATGGGAATCATGTTGATAGCATACTGGAAGATCTTCAAAGCTGCTAATCGGCAGGCCAGGCAGATCAGCGCCATGGAAAGCCAGATGGCTGCCGGTGTGGGCAAAGACTCAAGCAAGAAACAACGACACAGAAACGCAATGAAAAGAGAGCGAAAGGCAGCAAAAACTTTAGGTATCATCATGGGAGTTTTCCTAATCTTCTGGGTGCCTTTCTTTACAGTCAACATTGTGGACCCATTTATTGGATACAGCACAGAGGTGGTTGTCTGGGATGTATTTTTATGGCTAGGATATATCAACTCATCTCTGAATCCCTTCCTGTACGGTTTCTTCAACCGTTCGTTCCGCAGGGCATTCCTCATGTTCATCGGCTGCAGGGTATGCCTTCCTGGATCCTCCCCAGGGATGGAACTATCTCACACCAGGAAGGAGGCGAACGAACGTGCACATCAaccataa